In one window of Octopus bimaculoides isolate UCB-OBI-ISO-001 chromosome 20, ASM119413v2, whole genome shotgun sequence DNA:
- the LOC106871894 gene encoding general transcription factor II-I repeat domain-containing protein 2-like — MEIVVRTVNFIQTRSLNYRQIDNLLSDIGVTYGLPYHTEVRWLSRGAMLKCFVNLQKEIERFMEEKGKLVLEFQSPEWLQDLAFIVNITEQLNNLNKMLQGRKNVVTQNFESISAFKLRLTLWETQLSGGDPAYFRCLKDVVATADNVDMNRYKDNIMGLLREFQQRFQIFDELETNFTVFRSSFIINASFLPPSNP, encoded by the exons ATGGAAATAGTTGTCCGAACTGTTAATTTCATCCAAACTAGAAGTTTGAATTACCGTCAGATTGACAATCTTCTCAGCGATATAGGCGTTACCTATGGCTTGCCGTATCACACCGAGGTAAGGTGGTTAAGCCGAGGTGCTATGTTGAAGTGTTTCGTTAATCTACAAAAAGAAATAGAACGGTTCATGGAGGAAAAGGGTAAACTGGTGTTAGAATTTCAATCACCAGAATGGCTGCAAGATTTAGCATTTATCGTGAATATTACAGAGCAGTTGAATAATCTGAACAAAATGCTGCAAGGCCGTAAAAATGTTGTCACACAGAATTTTGAAAGCATAAGCGCATTCAAGTTGAGGCTAACTTTGTGGGAGACACAACTGTCAGGTGGTGACCCTGCTTATTTTCGTTGTCTAAAAGATGTGGTTGCGACCGCAGATAATGTTGACATGAATCGATACAAAGACAATATCATGGGATTGCTGCGGGAGTTTCAGCAACGGTTTCAGATTTTTGATGAACTTGAGACAAATTTCACAGTTTTTCGCTCGTCATTTATAATCAACGCCTCTTTTCTGCCC CCTTCAAACCCCTGA